One Methanobacterium sp. genomic window, GTAAAAAACATTACTTTTGAATTAAAAGGACTATACGACGATAAAAATATCACAAAACATGCATACCAAACAGCTCTACGTGAACTTAAAAAGGTTAAAGATCGTGGCTAAACTATCTTATTATTCTTACCCCACCCTCTAAATATTATGTATTAGTATTCAATGAGAAGGGCTAAAAATAGGACTTTAAGGGGATTTATCCAATGAAAATTCTCAAAGGCAGTATTTTCCGTCCAGAAAAGGATTACTACAAAATTGCTGGCATCTTGTTAATGGTGTCCGGTATACAATTTCTCATGGCAGTTTCCCTGGCTGAAACCCAGTACCCAGGATACAGCACTGCTACCAATACCCTCAGCTCTCTTGGTGGAACTTTACCTCCTGTGGAGCCTTCGGCTACAATATTCAATCTCAGCATATTTTTACTGGGAACACTGGCCCTCGGATCTGTTTATTTAATCCTGAAAAGTGGTGGTTGCCCACTTTTCTCTACTTTTCTATTACTTACTGGAGTTGGTGCAGTGGGAGTGGGTTTGTTCCCTTCTTACTCTCCAGTAGAACATACCCTTTTCACTTTCATAACATTCTTTTTCGGAAGTTTAGCAGTTCTTTTTTCTCACCGTCTGGGTTTGAATATTCATATGGTGATCTTATCTATGATAATGGGCATTGTACCTATGGGAATTATTATTGGAACCTTAATATTCGGATTTGATAATGCCATTATCAGAAGTCTTGGCCTTGGGGGTGCTGAACGTTTGCTTGCCTATCCACTGCTCCTGTATATCATTGCACTAGGAGGGTACTTATCCAGCAGGGGTGAAGACTGGGTGAAAATATAGATCCGACCGTTACTTCAAGGTTTTTGGGATGATGTGCATTTGACAAAACCATGAATAATTATATGAAAAGAAATAGAGAATCTCACTAATTTGAAACATATAATATAATCCTGGTGGAGTGTGTAGTTATTGGAGAAATATATATTATTACTTGTTTTTCTAATGATATTGTTAGTGGTTGCTGTTTCGGGTTGTTTATCCCTGGAAGATGAATACGAGAATAGTATTCTCAGTTTTAAGATTCCTGAAAACTGGACTGTCGTTGATGCCACCAATTTAGACATCCTTGCCGGGTTAAAACCGGTTGGCACTAACACCACTCTCATCGACATCAGTACCACTGATGTTTCACCCCAGGAATTGGTTGATGGCTACATTAAGAAATACTCCCAGAAAAATTCCAATTTTAAGATTCTCAAAAACGAACCAGTGACTATTGATGGGGAAGAAGGAGTTAGATTGATCTATAAAATTGGCAAAAACCCTGAAGACCAACTAAATTCCTCATATTACGTTTCATCAGTGGTTGCATTTTCTAAAAACAATTACACCTACATTATTAGTTCAGTAGAAGTTTCAAACAAGGATTATATAACCAAAGTGGAACCAGCTATGAATAAAGTTACCAGTACCATTAAAATCAAAGGATACTTCACTTAGTAAAACATCAATAATAACCATATCAAATTAAGGGATTGTGAACTTATGCCTTCAGAA contains:
- a CDS encoding DUF998 domain-containing protein, producing MKILKGSIFRPEKDYYKIAGILLMVSGIQFLMAVSLAETQYPGYSTATNTLSSLGGTLPPVEPSATIFNLSIFLLGTLALGSVYLILKSGGCPLFSTFLLLTGVGAVGVGLFPSYSPVEHTLFTFITFFFGSLAVLFSHRLGLNIHMVILSMIMGIVPMGIIIGTLIFGFDNAIIRSLGLGGAERLLAYPLLLYIIALGGYLSSRGEDWVKI